From a single Okeanomitos corallinicola TIOX110 genomic region:
- the ureC gene encoding urease subunit alpha, with product MPYKMNRQAYAETYGPTVGDRIRLADTELFIEVERDFTTYGDEVKFGGGKVIRDGMGQSPISNADGAVDLVITNALILDWWGIVKADIGIKNGKIHKIGKAGNPYIQDNIDIIIGPGTEALAGEGMILTAGGIDTHIHFICPQQIEVAIASGITTMIGGGTGPATGTNATTCTPGPWNIYRMLQAADAFPVNLGFLGKGNTSQPQALKEQVEAGAMGLKLHEDWGTTPSTIDTCLTIADEYDIQVAIHTDTLNEAGFVEDTIAAFKHRAIHTYHTEGAGGGHAPDIIKVCGQPNVLPSSTNPTRPYTLNTLDEHLDMLMVCHHLDPSIPEDVAFAESRIRRETIAAEDILHDLGAFSMIASDSQAMGRVGEVIIRTWQTAHKMKVQRGSVPGETLADNLRAKRYVAKYTINPAITHGIADYVGSVEEGKIADLCLWKPAFFGVKPEIVVKGGMIAWSQMGDANASIPTPQPVHSRPMFGSFAGARHETSLTFISQAGLETEIPQKLGLKKSIVAVSGTRKITKRDMKLNDALPQIEVNPETYEVRADGELLTCEPATVLPMAQRYFLF from the coding sequence ATGCCCTACAAAATGAACCGCCAAGCCTACGCTGAAACCTACGGACCAACAGTAGGAGATAGAATTAGATTAGCTGATACAGAACTATTTATAGAAGTAGAAAGAGACTTTACAACCTACGGTGACGAAGTAAAATTTGGCGGCGGAAAAGTAATTAGAGATGGCATGGGACAATCTCCAATTTCCAATGCCGATGGTGCAGTAGACTTAGTAATTACTAATGCTTTGATTTTAGATTGGTGGGGAATTGTCAAAGCAGATATTGGCATTAAAAATGGCAAAATTCACAAAATTGGTAAAGCCGGAAATCCTTATATTCAAGATAATATAGATATCATTATTGGCCCGGGAACAGAAGCATTAGCCGGTGAGGGAATGATTCTCACAGCAGGGGGAATAGATACTCACATTCATTTTATCTGTCCCCAACAAATAGAAGTAGCAATTGCTTCCGGTATTACAACAATGATTGGCGGTGGAACAGGCCCAGCTACAGGCACAAATGCCACAACTTGTACACCAGGCCCCTGGAATATTTACCGAATGTTACAAGCCGCTGATGCTTTCCCAGTCAACTTAGGATTTTTAGGTAAAGGTAACACCAGTCAACCCCAAGCACTCAAAGAACAAGTAGAAGCTGGTGCAATGGGTTTAAAACTCCATGAAGACTGGGGAACAACACCTTCCACAATTGATACTTGTTTAACCATCGCTGATGAGTATGATATCCAAGTAGCAATTCACACCGATACATTAAACGAAGCCGGTTTTGTAGAAGACACTATTGCTGCTTTTAAACATCGTGCAATTCACACCTACCATACCGAAGGCGCTGGGGGAGGACACGCACCAGATATCATTAAAGTCTGTGGACAACCCAACGTTTTACCTTCATCCACCAATCCCACGCGACCCTACACCCTCAACACACTAGATGAACACCTAGATATGTTGATGGTTTGTCATCATCTAGACCCTAGCATTCCTGAAGATGTCGCTTTTGCTGAATCACGTATCCGTCGAGAAACTATCGCTGCTGAAGATATTTTGCATGATTTAGGCGCGTTTAGTATGATTGCTTCCGATTCTCAAGCGATGGGAAGGGTAGGAGAAGTAATAATTAGAACCTGGCAAACCGCCCATAAAATGAAAGTACAACGGGGAAGTGTTCCCGGAGAGACTTTAGCAGATAATTTGCGGGCAAAAAGATATGTTGCTAAATATACAATTAATCCGGCAATTACCCATGGAATTGCTGACTATGTAGGTTCTGTGGAAGAGGGGAAAATCGCAGATTTGTGTTTATGGAAACCTGCGTTTTTTGGTGTCAAACCAGAAATAGTTGTGAAAGGAGGAATGATTGCTTGGTCACAAATGGGTGATGCTAATGCGAGTATTCCCACACCTCAACCTGTTCATAGTCGTCCTATGTTTGGTAGTTTTGCTGGTGCGCGTCATGAAACATCTTTAACCTTTATTTCTCAAGCTGGTTTAGAAACAGAAATTCCGCAAAAGTTAGGTTTAAAAAAATCAATTGTTGCAGTTTCAGGAACGAGAAAAATAACAAAAAGGGATATGAAATTAAATGATGCTTTACCTCAAATCGAGGTTAATCCTGAAACTTACGAAGTCCGTGCTGATGGGGAATTATTAACCTGTGAACCAGCAACGGTTTTACCAATGGCACAGAGGTATTTTTTGTTTTAG
- a CDS encoding urease subunit beta — MIPGEIITPDGEIELNQGRPTTKLTVANTGDRPIQIGSHFHFYEVNNALEFDREKARGMRLDIPAGTAVRFEPGDEKEITLIPLVGTRQIYGFNNKINGNL; from the coding sequence ATGATACCAGGCGAAATTATCACTCCAGACGGAGAAATTGAACTTAACCAAGGTCGTCCCACCACCAAACTAACAGTAGCAAACACAGGAGACAGACCCATCCAAATTGGTTCACACTTTCACTTTTACGAAGTCAATAACGCCCTAGAATTTGACAGAGAAAAAGCGCGAGGAATGCGATTAGATATACCAGCAGGAACAGCAGTGAGATTTGAACCAGGAGACGAAAAAGAAATCACCTTAATTCCCCTAGTTGGTACACGCCAAATCTACGGATTTAATAATAAAATAAACGGCAACCTCTAA
- the ureA gene encoding urease subunit gamma, with product MQLTPQEKDKLLIFTAGLVAERRKERGLKLNYPEAVAYISAAILEGARNGQTVAELMSYGTSLLTRDNVMEGVPEMIPEVQVEATFPDGTKLVTVHNPIR from the coding sequence ATGCAACTGACACCCCAAGAAAAAGATAAATTATTAATTTTTACCGCTGGTTTAGTCGCAGAAAGACGCAAAGAAAGAGGTTTAAAACTCAATTATCCCGAAGCAGTAGCTTACATTTCCGCCGCAATTTTAGAAGGAGCAAGAAATGGACAAACTGTAGCCGAATTAATGAGTTATGGCACAAGTTTATTAACCCGTGATAATGTCATGGAAGGAGTACCAGAAATGATTCCTGAAGTTCAAGTAGAAGCAACTTTTCCCGATGGGACAAAGTTAGTAACGGTACACAACCCCATTCGTTAA
- a CDS encoding urease accessory protein UreD → MNNHIDKSWYGQLNLVYAQRQNSTQLIYNHNQAPLKIQRPFYPEGQQVCHSVILHTAGGVVGGDRLSAEIHLQKNTQVLITTAAASKIYRSNGLPARQTVNIQVDAGACLEHLPQETILFDGAVYRQDLRVKLATNASFIGWEITRLGRSARNEKFLQGEMRSHTEIWQNNIPLWIDRQYIPGSTEVFHSIHGLAGKPVIGSFIVVGLTISPEIIKQARLLNIHNLDVGVTRLEHGFLCRYRGHSTTEVRSLFTNIWQNLRVSLLNRGNCIPRVWQI, encoded by the coding sequence ATGAACAATCACATAGATAAAAGTTGGTATGGCCAACTTAACTTAGTTTATGCCCAACGCCAAAATTCTACACAGTTAATTTATAACCATAACCAAGCACCTTTGAAAATTCAGCGTCCTTTCTATCCAGAAGGACAACAAGTATGTCATAGTGTGATTTTACATACTGCTGGGGGTGTAGTGGGGGGCGATCGTCTATCTGCCGAAATTCACTTACAAAAGAATACACAAGTATTAATTACTACTGCCGCAGCCAGTAAAATATATCGCAGTAATGGCTTACCAGCTAGACAAACTGTAAATATCCAAGTTGATGCAGGTGCTTGTTTAGAACATTTACCCCAAGAAACAATTTTGTTTGATGGTGCTGTTTATCGGCAAGATTTACGAGTAAAATTAGCTACAAACGCCAGCTTTATCGGTTGGGAAATTACGAGACTGGGAAGAAGTGCTAGAAATGAGAAATTTTTACAGGGAGAAATGCGATCGCACACAGAAATATGGCAAAATAATATTCCATTATGGATAGATCGCCAATATATACCCGGTAGCACTGAAGTATTTCACAGTATCCACGGGTTAGCAGGAAAACCAGTTATTGGTAGTTTTATAGTGGTTGGTTTAACCATATCCCCAGAAATAATCAAACAAGCACGTCTTTTAAATATCCATAACCTTGATGTTGGGGTAACTCGCTTAGAACATGGATTTTTGTGTCGTTATCGTGGTCATTCCACAACAGAAGTTAGGAGTTTGTTTACAAATATTTGGCAAAATTTACGAGTATCCTTATTAAATCGTGGTAATTGTATACCAAGAGTCTGGCAAATTTAA
- a CDS encoding Uma2 family endonuclease → MLNFNLPRYLPSAEELPDSDETPVDNELQELIPALLKATLLTLWSERMDWFFGVDMGIYYHPDELPIVPDAFLSLGVDRCYDEELRPSYVLWDENVVPIWILEVVSPNYRKEYSVKLDEYAALGVLYYVIYSSRRRRKPRLEVYKLVNGRYELQPTNPVWLPEIGLGIGCERGNYGGVVREWLYWYNQAGERYPTPEEQIQTAQQRAQLAEARSQQLAEKLQSLGIDTE, encoded by the coding sequence ATTTTGAATTTCAACCTGCCCAGGTACTTACCCTCTGCTGAAGAATTACCAGACTCGGATGAAACACCTGTGGATAACGAACTGCAAGAACTAATACCAGCATTACTCAAGGCTACACTGCTCACACTTTGGTCAGAACGGATGGACTGGTTTTTTGGTGTGGATATGGGTATTTATTATCACCCTGATGAGTTACCCATTGTGCCAGATGCCTTTTTAAGTTTGGGGGTAGACCGCTGTTATGATGAGGAGCTACGTCCTAGTTATGTATTGTGGGATGAAAACGTTGTTCCTATTTGGATTTTAGAGGTAGTTTCTCCTAATTATCGCAAAGAGTACAGCGTTAAGCTAGATGAATATGCGGCTTTGGGTGTACTTTACTATGTGATTTATTCTTCTCGTCGTCGTCGTAAACCCCGATTAGAAGTATACAAATTAGTGAACGGTAGATATGAATTACAACCAACTAACCCCGTATGGTTGCCAGAAATTGGTTTAGGTATTGGTTGTGAACGGGGCAATTATGGCGGTGTAGTCCGGGAATGGCTTTATTGGTATAATCAAGCCGGAGAGCGTTACCCTACTCCAGAAGAACAAATTCAAACAGCACAACAACGCGCACAATTAGCAGAAGCGCGATCGCAACAACTTGCTGAAAAATTACAATCTCTAGGTATAGATACTGAATAG
- the serA gene encoding phosphoglycerate dehydrogenase, with translation MSKVLVSDPIDKAGIDILSQVATVDVKTGLKPAELQEIIGEYDALMIRSGTRVTQEIIEAGTQLKIIGRAGVGVDNVDVAAATRKGIVVVNSPEGNTIAAAEHALAMMLSLSRHIPDANASVKKGEWDRKTFVGAEVYKKTLGIVGLGKIGSHVANVAKAMGMKLLAYDPFISRERAEQIGCQLVELDLLFQQADYITLHIPKTPETANLINAKTLAKMKPNARIINCARGGIIDEAALATAVKEGTIAGAALDVFASEPLGESELRSLGKEIILTPHLGASTAEAQVNVAIDVAEQIRDVLLGLPARSAVNIPGLGPDILEELKPYMELAETLGNLVGQLAGGRVETLNVTLQGDLATNKSQPLIIAALKGLLYQALRERVNYVNANIEAKERGIRVIETRDASARDYAGSLHLEATGTLGTHSVTGALLGDKEIHLTDVDGFPINVPPSKYMLFTLHRDMPGIIGKLGSLLGSFNVNIASMQVGRKIVRGDAVMALSIDDPLPDGILEEIKQVSGIRDAYTVTL, from the coding sequence ATGTCCAAAGTTCTTGTTTCCGATCCGATTGATAAAGCTGGTATTGACATCCTTTCCCAAGTTGCTACTGTTGATGTCAAAACAGGCTTAAAACCAGCAGAACTGCAAGAGATTATTGGTGAGTATGATGCACTGATGATCCGTTCAGGAACTCGTGTCACACAAGAAATTATAGAAGCCGGTACACAGTTAAAAATCATTGGCCGCGCTGGTGTGGGTGTGGATAATGTAGATGTTGCCGCTGCCACTCGAAAAGGTATTGTAGTTGTTAATTCTCCAGAAGGAAATACCATTGCCGCAGCGGAACACGCACTGGCAATGATGTTATCTTTATCCCGTCATATTCCGGACGCTAATGCTTCTGTAAAAAAAGGAGAATGGGATCGTAAAACCTTCGTAGGTGCAGAAGTATACAAAAAAACTCTGGGAATTGTCGGGTTAGGAAAAATCGGTTCTCATGTAGCAAATGTAGCTAAAGCTATGGGAATGAAATTATTAGCTTATGATCCCTTTATTTCCAGAGAAAGAGCCGAACAAATTGGTTGTCAATTGGTGGAATTAGATTTACTTTTCCAACAAGCTGACTACATCACTTTACACATTCCTAAAACCCCGGAAACCGCTAATTTAATCAATGCTAAAACCTTAGCGAAGATGAAACCCAATGCCAGAATTATTAACTGTGCTAGGGGTGGAATTATTGATGAAGCAGCTTTAGCAACAGCGGTAAAAGAGGGTACAATTGCAGGAGCAGCTTTAGATGTATTTGCGTCTGAACCTCTGGGAGAATCAGAATTGCGATCGCTAGGTAAAGAAATTATTCTTACCCCCCACTTAGGTGCATCCACCGCCGAAGCCCAAGTCAATGTAGCCATAGATGTAGCAGAACAAATCCGCGATGTTTTACTAGGACTACCAGCCCGTTCAGCAGTAAATATCCCCGGACTCGGTCCAGATATCTTAGAAGAACTTAAACCCTATATGGAATTGGCGGAAACCTTGGGTAACTTGGTGGGACAACTTGCCGGAGGCAGGGTAGAAACCCTGAATGTAACTTTACAAGGGGATCTGGCGACTAACAAAAGTCAGCCTTTAATTATCGCCGCACTCAAAGGACTACTTTACCAAGCCCTGCGAGAACGGGTAAATTATGTCAACGCCAACATCGAAGCCAAAGAAAGAGGCATTCGAGTTATTGAAACCAGAGATGCTTCTGCACGAGACTATGCAGGTTCTTTACATCTGGAAGCTACAGGTACTCTAGGAACTCATTCTGTGACCGGCGCTTTATTGGGAGATAAAGAAATTCATTTAACAGATGTTGATGGTTTCCCCATTAATGTTCCTCCCAGCAAATATATGTTATTCACCCTCCACCGTGATATGCCGGGAATTATCGGTAAACTCGGTTCTTTATTGGGAAGTTTCAATGTCAATATTGCCAGTATGCAAGTAGGCCGGAAAATTGTCCGTGGTGATGCAGTCATGGCTTTGAGTATTGATGATCCTTTACCAGATGGCATCCTAGAGGAAATTAAACAAGTTTCTGGTATTCGGGACGCGTATACAGTCACACTTTAA
- the prmA gene encoding 50S ribosomal protein L11 methyltransferase codes for MANTWWELKILCEPDLEDSIFWRLETFGCRGTASESKGNSSLLKAYLPSFQAQLLDLSALSLLLRQDALCVGLSSPMLHWDLIDEEDWATNWKKHWQPEEIGDRFLINPAWLPLPQSLERLVIRLDPGVAFGTGNHATTQLCLESLEMRLSDVPDSFIGNEEQKKPVVIADIGCGSGILSIGAILLGAEKVYAVDTDPLAVKSTFSNRALNDINSERLVPAQGSIDALQKIVEQPVDGIVCNILADVIIELIPEMSSIAKPSTWGIFSGILLEQSKAVADVLEQNGWVVATLWKRKEWCCLNARRS; via the coding sequence ATGGCAAATACCTGGTGGGAATTAAAAATCTTATGTGAACCAGACCTGGAAGATTCTATCTTTTGGCGACTGGAAACTTTTGGTTGTCGTGGTACTGCTAGTGAAAGTAAAGGTAATTCTTCCTTATTAAAAGCTTATTTACCCAGTTTTCAAGCACAATTATTAGATTTATCAGCATTATCATTACTTTTACGCCAAGATGCTTTGTGTGTAGGGTTATCATCTCCCATGCTGCACTGGGATTTAATTGACGAAGAAGATTGGGCTACTAATTGGAAAAAGCATTGGCAACCTGAAGAAATAGGCGATCGCTTCCTCATTAACCCCGCATGGCTACCCCTCCCCCAATCTTTAGAAAGGTTAGTCATTCGTCTTGATCCAGGTGTCGCTTTTGGTACAGGTAATCATGCCACAACTCAATTATGTCTGGAATCTCTAGAAATGCGATTAAGCGATGTCCCGGATTCTTTTATAGGTAATGAAGAGCAAAAAAAACCTGTTGTCATAGCTGATATCGGTTGTGGTTCTGGTATCCTTTCCATTGGTGCAATACTCTTAGGTGCAGAAAAAGTTTACGCTGTAGATACAGATCCTTTGGCTGTAAAATCAACCTTCAGTAATCGCGCTCTTAATGATATTAATTCGGAACGTTTAGTTCCAGCCCAAGGGAGTATAGACGCTTTACAAAAAATAGTTGAACAACCTGTTGATGGTATTGTTTGCAATATTTTGGCTGATGTAATTATTGAGTTAATCCCAGAAATGAGTAGCATTGCCAAACCTAGCACCTGGGGTATATTTAGCGGTATTTTATTAGAGCAATCAAAGGCTGTAGCCGACGTTTTAGAACAAAATGGTTGGGTGGTAGCCACTCTGTGGAAAAGAAAAGAATGGTGTTGTTTAAATGCCCGTCGGTCTTAA
- the trxA gene encoding thioredoxin produces the protein MTTKKQFNSFEEMLSGSDVPVLVDFYADWCGPCKMMVPILEQVNNQLKDRLRIVKIDTEKYTQLASQYGIEALPTLVLFKQGQPVDRIEGVVKAPQLIQHLKTLI, from the coding sequence ATGACAACTAAAAAGCAATTTAACAGCTTTGAAGAAATGCTATCTGGTTCTGATGTACCTGTATTAGTAGATTTTTATGCTGACTGGTGTGGCCCATGTAAAATGATGGTGCCAATTTTAGAACAAGTTAATAATCAATTAAAAGACCGTCTACGCATCGTAAAAATTGACACAGAAAAGTACACGCAGTTAGCTAGTCAGTATGGAATTGAGGCTTTACCAACTTTAGTATTGTTTAAGCAAGGCCAGCCAGTGGATAGAATTGAAGGTGTAGTTAAAGCACCACAATTAATTCAACATTTAAAAACTCTGATTTAA
- a CDS encoding peptidylprolyl isomerase, with amino-acid sequence MFNLIKSWLKYSLKAILLVTILVGITTFAWTPSSYAALPAGNAITDGKALLRYALPIDNKPVRKLQGSLEDIANQLRANKRWGAVSRDLKQASRILDQPSKILASVPEERQEQAEAWITELKSGIAELQEIVNNKQKDPILEGRAKLLKTVSLLEESMVKGFPFEVPDEYSNLPQLKGRATIAIKTNKGDLAVVVDGYSAPVTAGNFVDLVQRGFYDGLEFTRSEESYVLQTGDPPGKEVGFIDPKTGEYRAIPLEILAEGDKEPTYGITLEQAGRYLDMPVLPFSSFGALAMARPESDVDGGSSQVFFFLFEPELTPAGRNLLDGRYSVFGYLIEGRDILDTLKAGDKIESATVIQGMENLIQPA; translated from the coding sequence ATGTTTAACCTCATAAAGTCCTGGCTGAAATACAGCCTCAAAGCAATACTGCTGGTAACAATACTTGTAGGTATCACCACATTTGCTTGGACTCCATCCAGTTATGCTGCCTTACCTGCGGGTAACGCCATCACAGACGGGAAAGCCTTGTTAAGGTATGCACTCCCCATTGACAATAAACCAGTACGGAAATTGCAAGGTAGTTTAGAAGATATTGCCAATCAACTACGTGCCAACAAAAGATGGGGTGCTGTTTCCAGAGACCTCAAACAAGCATCACGGATTTTAGATCAACCCTCCAAAATCTTAGCAAGCGTTCCAGAAGAACGCCAAGAGCAAGCAGAAGCTTGGATTACTGAACTAAAATCTGGTATTGCAGAACTACAAGAAATAGTTAACAACAAACAAAAAGACCCAATTCTAGAAGGTAGAGCCAAATTACTTAAAACTGTCTCCTTGCTAGAAGAATCAATGGTTAAAGGATTTCCCTTTGAAGTCCCCGATGAGTACAGTAACTTACCTCAACTCAAAGGTCGCGCTACTATTGCCATTAAAACAAACAAAGGTGATTTAGCTGTAGTAGTAGATGGTTATAGCGCCCCTGTAACTGCTGGTAATTTTGTTGATTTAGTACAACGGGGTTTCTATGATGGGTTAGAATTTACCCGTTCTGAAGAATCTTATGTACTACAAACTGGAGATCCACCAGGTAAAGAAGTAGGTTTTATTGACCCTAAAACTGGTGAATATCGGGCTATTCCCTTGGAAATATTGGCAGAAGGTGATAAAGAACCAACCTATGGTATTACCCTAGAACAAGCGGGACGTTATCTGGATATGCCAGTTTTACCATTCTCTTCCTTTGGGGCTTTAGCAATGGCACGTCCTGAAAGTGATGTAGATGGCGGTTCTTCTCAAGTGTTCTTCTTTTTGTTTGAACCAGAACTGACCCCCGCAGGACGCAACCTTTTAGATGGTCGCTATTCCGTCTTTGGTTATCTGATCGAGGGTAGAGATATTTTAGATACACTCAAAGCTGGTGACAAAATTGAATCAGCCACAGTTATCCAAGGTATGGAAAATTTAATTCAGCCAGCTTAA
- the efp gene encoding elongation factor P → MISSNDFRPGVSIVLDGSVWRVVEFLHVKPGKGSAFVRTKLKNVQNGSVVEKTFRAGETVPQATLEKITMQHTYKEGDDFVFMDMETYEEGRLSVAQIGDRVKYLKEGMDVEVIKWGEQVLEVQLPNSVVLEITETDPGVKGDTATGGTKPAILETGAQVMVPLFISQGERIKIDTREDKYLGRE, encoded by the coding sequence ATGATCTCTAGTAATGACTTTCGACCCGGTGTTTCTATTGTACTAGACGGGTCTGTATGGCGAGTAGTTGAATTTCTTCACGTTAAGCCAGGCAAAGGTTCTGCTTTTGTGAGAACTAAACTGAAAAATGTTCAAAATGGCAGCGTGGTGGAAAAAACGTTCCGGGCTGGGGAAACTGTACCCCAAGCTACTTTAGAGAAAATCACGATGCAGCACACCTATAAAGAGGGTGACGACTTCGTGTTTATGGATATGGAAACCTATGAAGAAGGTAGATTGAGTGTTGCCCAAATTGGTGATCGCGTCAAATACCTCAAGGAAGGTATGGATGTGGAAGTTATCAAGTGGGGGGAACAAGTATTAGAAGTGCAACTACCTAATTCTGTAGTTCTGGAAATAACTGAAACAGACCCTGGTGTTAAAGGTGATACTGCTACTGGTGGCACTAAACCAGCAATATTAGAAACCGGCGCCCAGGTGATGGTTCCCTTGTTTATTTCTCAAGGTGAACGGATCAAGATAGATACCAGAGAAGATAAATATTTAGGTAGGGAATAA
- the accB gene encoding acetyl-CoA carboxylase biotin carboxyl carrier protein: MPLDFNEIRQLLATIAQTDITEVTLKSDEFELVVRKGVNNTVLPTDQATTSGIVSTGITPTSVPAPLSETIVSRDNSTPSSPSPVAVNSSSSKWVEVESPMVGTFYRAPAPGEDPFVEVGDRVKTGQSVCIIEAMKLMNEIEAEVSGQVMEILVQNGEPVEYGQPLMRINPD; this comes from the coding sequence GTGCCATTAGACTTTAATGAAATCCGCCAATTGTTAGCGACTATTGCCCAAACTGACATCACTGAGGTAACTCTCAAAAGCGATGAATTTGAGCTAGTAGTACGTAAAGGTGTTAACAATACTGTACTGCCGACTGATCAAGCAACTACCAGCGGCATTGTGAGTACAGGAATAACTCCTACATCTGTACCTGCACCGTTGTCAGAAACGATTGTTAGCCGTGATAATTCTACTCCTAGTTCACCATCCCCTGTGGCAGTTAATTCCTCATCATCTAAGTGGGTAGAAGTCGAATCACCAATGGTGGGGACATTCTATCGCGCTCCTGCGCCTGGTGAAGATCCATTTGTGGAAGTGGGCGATCGCGTCAAGACTGGTCAATCAGTTTGTATTATTGAAGCAATGAAGTTGATGAATGAGATAGAAGCCGAAGTCTCTGGACAGGTGATGGAAATTCTCGTTCAAAATGGTGAACCAGTAGAATATGGTCAACCTCTGATGCGAATTAATCCCGATTAA
- a CDS encoding metalloregulator ArsR/SmtB family transcription factor: MKQALTVPPEVVQQVAEYFSLLSEPMRLRLLHLLQDDEKCVQELVDATQTSQANVSKHLKVMWQAGILSRRSEGTCAYYRVEDEMIFDLCNRVCNRLAMRLEEQARSFRVLNKN; this comes from the coding sequence ATGAAACAAGCGTTGACTGTACCACCGGAAGTTGTACAACAAGTAGCTGAATACTTTAGCCTGTTAAGTGAGCCGATGCGCCTACGCCTTTTACACTTATTACAGGATGATGAAAAATGTGTGCAAGAGTTAGTAGATGCAACACAAACTTCTCAGGCGAATGTATCGAAGCACCTGAAAGTAATGTGGCAAGCCGGAATCCTCAGCCGTCGTAGTGAAGGAACTTGCGCTTACTATCGGGTGGAAGATGAAATGATTTTTGATTTATGTAATCGGGTTTGTAATCGCCTCGCTATGAGGCTGGAGGAACAAGCCCGTAGTTTTAGGGTGTTAAATAAAAATTAG
- a CDS encoding GerMN domain-containing protein, protein MNEQQRTTNRNISSGVIAAVSAAVVAVSGGVAWFTSQTPKTPPTPGNTSQTIKQPEQPLTTQGNEQTANIYWLKPTEKSLELVPQPLKISAAQPQQALENVFKTLLAGPTEGTNSTTIPPETKLLSLKVEDNEVHVNLSSDFTTGGGSSSMVGRVGQVVYTATTLNPNAKVYIEVDGKPLDVLGGEGVEIPQPLTRTSFNENYPL, encoded by the coding sequence ATGAATGAACAACAAAGAACAACTAACCGTAATATTTCATCAGGTGTAATAGCAGCAGTATCGGCAGCTGTTGTAGCTGTTAGCGGTGGAGTAGCTTGGTTCACATCCCAAACCCCCAAAACTCCCCCCACACCAGGAAACACTTCTCAAACTATTAAACAACCAGAACAGCCATTAACCACCCAAGGTAATGAACAAACAGCCAATATTTATTGGTTAAAACCAACAGAAAAAAGCCTTGAATTAGTCCCACAGCCATTAAAAATATCAGCAGCACAGCCCCAGCAAGCCTTAGAAAACGTTTTTAAAACATTATTGGCAGGACCAACGGAAGGTACAAATTCCACAACCATTCCCCCAGAAACCAAACTGCTGAGTCTAAAAGTAGAAGATAATGAAGTCCACGTTAATTTATCTTCTGACTTTACTACTGGTGGTGGTAGTAGCTCAATGGTTGGTCGTGTAGGTCAGGTTGTCTACACTGCAACAACCTTAAATCCTAATGCCAAAGTTTACATTGAAGTTGATGGTAAACCCTTAGATGTTTTAGGTGGTGAAGGGGTAGAAATTCCACAACCATTAACTCGGACAAGTTTTAACGAAAATTATCCTCTTTAG